A part of Vigna radiata var. radiata cultivar VC1973A chromosome 11, Vradiata_ver6, whole genome shotgun sequence genomic DNA contains:
- the LOC106776887 gene encoding protein decapping 5, protein MASESASRSSSAADTYIGSLISLTSKSEIRYEGILYNINTEESSIGLRNVRSFGTEGRKKDGPQIPPGDKVYEYILFRGTDIKDLQVKSSPPVQPPPQVNNDPAIIQSHYPHPVTTSTSLPSAVSGPLTDLNSHTPQHGLPGSNFQGPLPLYQPGGNIGSWGASPPAPNANGGRLAMPMYWQGYYGTPNGLPQLQQQSLLRPPPGLSMPSSLQQPMQYSSFSHSLPTVSSNLPELPSSLLPVSTTTPSVTSASFPPSNFAPAPSALPLAPSALPPAPSALPSALPPAPSATLASEILPASVTNKIPNVSTSATMLAASLPSLTSLTNSGPEINAIVPPINSKPNAISGSSLAYQTGSQLSPAVIGSSTSIHTETSAPSLITPGQLLQPGPSIVTSAQPSQAPHKDVEVVQVSSMSSSESSLPVSTDVQPPILPLPVTSRPNHRPGGAPTQTHHNYSYRGRGRGRGTGGPVTQFTEDFDFMAMNEKFRKDEVWGHLGKSKSHSKDKDGEEIAYDEDYQDEENSDLSNLEVKPIYNKDDFFDSLSSNVHDNTSRNGRTRYSEQVKIDTETFGDFVRYHGSRGGRGPGRGGRMRGGYYGRGGGYGYGYGYSGRGRARGGGGGGGGGRAL, encoded by the exons ATGGCGTCCGAGAGCGCTTCTCGATCGAGTTCTGCGGCGGATACCTACATTGGGAGCTTGATAAGCCTAACTTCCAAGAGTGAAATCAGATACGAGGGCATTCTGTACAACATCAACACAGAAGAGTCCAGTATTGGCCTAAGAAACG TGCGATCTTTTGGTAcagaaggaaggaaaaaggaTGGACCACAAATTCCCCCTGGTGACAAGGTTTATGAGTATATACTTTTCCGTGGTACTGACATCAAG GATTTACAGGTTAAATCCTCTCCACCTGTGCAGCCTCCTCCACAAGTCAACAATGACCCAGCTATTATTCAG TCTCATTATCCTCATCCTGTCACTACATCTACAAGTTTGCCTTCTGCTGTGAGTGGACCTTTGACTGATCTTAACTCTCATACCCCTCAGCATGGACTTCCTGGGTCAAATTTTCAAGGACCCTTACCTTTGTATCAACCTGGAGGGAACATAGGATCATGGGGAGCTTCTCCGCCTGCTCCAAATGCAAATGGTGGTAGGCTTGCTATGCCAATGTATTGGCAAGGATATTATGGTACTCCCAATGGGCTTCCTCAATTGCAACAACAATCTTTGCTTCGACCTCCACCTGGTTTATCAATGCCTTCCTCCTTGCAGCAGCCTATGCAGTATTCCAGTTTTAGTCACTCTTTACCTACTGTATCTTCTAACTTACCAGAATTACCATCATCTTTACTACCTGTGAGTACTACTACCCCTAGTGTAACATCTGCTTCGTTTCCTCCGTCTAATTTTGCCCCAGCACCTTCTGCTTTGCCTCTTGCACCTTCTGCATTGCCTCCTGCACCATCTGCTTTGCCTTCGGCTTTGCCTCCTGCNCCTTCTGCAACGCTTGCTTCTGAAATTTTGCCAGCATCAGTAACAAACAAGATACCCAATGTTTCAACTTCAGCAACCATGTTAGCTGCTAGCTTACCATCACTGACTTCGCTGACTAATTCTGGTCCAGAAATAAATGCTATAGTGCCACCCATCAATAGCAAACCAAATGCAATTTCAGGTTCAAGCTTAGCCTATCAAACTGGATCACAGTTGTCTCCTGCAGTTATTGGATCATCAACTTCTATCCATACAGAAACATCAGCCCCTTCTCTGATTACCCCAGGTCAATTATTGCAGCCTGGACCATCAATAGTTACTTCAGCTCAGCCTTCACAAGCACCTCATAAGGATGTTGAAGTGGTTCAGGTATCATCAATGTCATCTTCTGAGTCATCTCTGCCAGTTTCTACTGATGTTCAACCACCAATACTGCCTTTGCCAGTAACTTCACGACCCAATCACAGG CCTGGTGGAGCTCCTACTCAAACTCATCATAACTATAGTTACCGAGGACGCGGGAGAGGAAGAGGAACTGGG GGCCCAGTCACACAATTCACTGAAGATTTTGATTTCATGGCAATGAATGAGAAATTCAGAAAGGATGAAGTATGGGGTCATCTTGGTAAAAGCAAGTCTCACTCAAAAGACAAAGATGGTGAAGAGATAGCGTATGATGAAGATTACCAAGATGAAGAGAATAGTGATTTATCGAACCTTGAGGTTAAG CCTATTTATAACAAGGATGACTTCTTTGACTCGCTCTCTTCCAACGTGCATGATAATACTTCACGAAATGGAAGGACTAGATACTCTGAACAAGTCAAGATTGATACTGAg